From Crassaminicella indica, one genomic window encodes:
- a CDS encoding cell wall hydrolase gives MAYSDRELLARIIKCEAGGEGDNGMKAVATVIMNRKRIPYGEYHRIGQGDIRKIIYQKGQFDCVRSVLGGKANPQTIWANPPEQVHYNIADWALSGNRLFTVGYSLWYFNPFKPTCPYTFPRNGTGRFQVKVGQHCFYNPTELYAKT, from the coding sequence ATGGCTTATTCAGATAGAGAACTCCTTGCAAGAATTATTAAGTGTGAAGCAGGTGGTGAAGGAGATAATGGAATGAAAGCTGTAGCCACGGTTATCATGAATCGAAAAAGAATCCCTTATGGAGAATATCACCGTATAGGGCAGGGTGATATCCGAAAAATCATTTATCAAAAAGGTCAATTCGATTGTGTTCGTTCTGTTCTTGGAGGAAAAGCAAATCCACAAACAATTTGGGCAAATCCACCAGAACAAGTCCATTATAATATAGCAGATTGGGCACTTTCTGGAAACAGATTATTTACTGTTGGCTATTCACTATGGTATTTCAACCCATTTAAACCTACTTGTCCTTATACATTCCCCAGAAATGGAACAGGTCGTTTCCAAGTAAAAGTAGGTCAGCATTGCTTTTATAATCCAACAGAACTATATGCTAAAACTTAA
- a CDS encoding CoA-binding protein produces MNGQEMLNYKNWAVVGDVLNPSKFAHKIKNRLIDAGYNVFLINPRDKSGEVFLSLKDIKEQIDVIDLCINPNTGMKIIEEAHELGINKVLIQPGAGSEEIKSFCKEKGITYLESCVLVELSKKGI; encoded by the coding sequence ATGAATGGTCAAGAAATGCTAAATTATAAAAATTGGGCTGTTGTAGGAGATGTATTGAATCCTTCAAAATTTGCTCATAAGATTAAAAATAGGCTAATAGATGCAGGCTATAATGTATTTTTAATAAATCCTAGAGACAAAAGTGGAGAAGTTTTTTTAAGTCTTAAGGATATAAAAGAGCAAATTGATGTTATTGACCTTTGTATTAATCCAAATACAGGAATGAAAATTATTGAGGAAGCACATGAATTAGGAATAAATAAAGTTTTAATACAACCAGGAGCTGGAAGCGAAGAGATTAAATCATTTTGTAAAGAAAAAGGAATTACTTATCTTGAAAGCTGTGTATTGGTGGAATTATCAAAAAAAGGAATATAA
- a CDS encoding MgtC/SapB family protein — protein sequence MISSTEIIFRLVLASILGGLIGLERESNNRPAGFRTHILVTAGAALIMLISMYGFNGFGVNGSGGEPARLAAQVVSGIGFLGAGTILRQGNCIHGLTTAASLWVCGCIGLAIGNGYYLGGLVTAGIVLFSLISLGLFEKTVFKDKYKTLHVICCERPGLIGEIGTLLGQYDITIKYIKMSPFEEYKDNNLHIDITVKVPIHFSPEILFTSIGKIEGIKSVNWEG from the coding sequence ATGATTAGCTCTACTGAAATTATTTTTAGATTAGTGTTGGCAAGTATTTTAGGAGGACTAATAGGATTAGAAAGAGAATCTAATAATAGACCAGCAGGGTTTCGAACTCATATTTTGGTTACTGCAGGAGCAGCACTTATAATGCTTATATCTATGTATGGCTTTAATGGTTTTGGTGTAAATGGTTCTGGAGGAGAACCAGCAAGACTGGCAGCACAGGTAGTAAGTGGTATTGGTTTTTTAGGAGCAGGAACGATTCTAAGGCAAGGAAATTGTATTCATGGATTAACTACTGCTGCAAGTCTTTGGGTTTGTGGTTGTATAGGATTAGCGATAGGAAATGGATACTACTTAGGAGGATTAGTTACAGCAGGAATTGTCTTATTTTCTTTGATAAGTTTAGGATTATTTGAAAAAACTGTATTTAAAGATAAGTATAAAACTTTACATGTGATATGCTGTGAAAGACCAGGACTAATTGGAGAGATTGGAACTTTATTAGGGCAGTATGATATCACTATAAAATATATAAAAATGTCTCCTTTTGAAGAATATAAAGATAACAACCTTCATATTGATATTACGGTTAAGGTGCCGATTCATTTTTCACCAGAAATATTATTTACAAGCATCGGGAAAATAGAAGGGATCAAAAGTGTAAATTGGGAAGGATAA
- a CDS encoding DEAD/DEAH box helicase, protein MDKQFKDYNFKDFILEKLEENHIITPTKIQSETFLLTLKGKDVIGKAKTGTGKTLAYLLPMIEKIDPSKRELQMLVLAPSRELSLQIKREAELITKGTNILVEAVVEGIKLEKQLEKLKKKPQLIVATPGKLVQIIGLKKIKMHNVKIIALDEVDQILEQGLRDKIFAVVNKTLKDRQLLSFSATISKEAKEILNKLMKEPVFVNLDHVEPIPSKIEHQYIITKKLKKTETLVEILKNVKPKKSLIFINNNQNVDRFVKELKSEGFSVGGIQTRTKNQERQHLLTSFNKGKLKILVTTDLFTRGMNFQEVSHIFNMDLPLNQTDYLHRAGRTGRMDREGVVINIIRDREKFILYKMMKSLNIKVIPIVIRNGKLIPVQEIINRKKVTNKNYDYKR, encoded by the coding sequence ATGGATAAACAATTTAAGGATTATAATTTTAAGGATTTTATTTTAGAGAAGCTTGAAGAAAATCATATTATCACACCTACAAAAATACAATCTGAAACTTTTTTGTTAACATTAAAGGGAAAGGATGTTATAGGAAAAGCCAAAACAGGAACAGGAAAAACACTTGCTTATTTGCTGCCTATGATAGAAAAAATTGATCCCTCCAAAAGAGAACTTCAAATGTTAGTGTTAGCACCTAGTAGAGAGTTGAGCCTTCAGATTAAAAGAGAAGCAGAGCTTATTACTAAAGGGACAAATATTCTTGTAGAAGCTGTTGTAGAAGGCATAAAATTAGAAAAACAATTAGAAAAATTAAAGAAAAAACCTCAATTGATTGTTGCAACGCCAGGGAAATTAGTACAGATCATAGGGCTAAAAAAGATCAAAATGCATAATGTAAAGATTATTGCATTAGATGAAGTAGATCAAATTTTAGAACAAGGATTACGGGATAAAATTTTTGCAGTTGTGAATAAAACATTAAAGGATCGACAGCTCTTGAGTTTTTCGGCAACTATTTCAAAAGAAGCAAAAGAAATATTAAATAAATTAATGAAAGAACCTGTGTTTGTAAATTTAGATCATGTAGAACCAATCCCTTCAAAAATAGAGCATCAATATATTATAACTAAAAAATTAAAGAAAACAGAAACTTTAGTAGAAATTTTAAAGAATGTCAAGCCTAAAAAAAGTTTGATATTTATTAATAATAATCAAAATGTAGATCGTTTTGTAAAAGAATTGAAAAGTGAAGGATTTTCTGTAGGTGGTATACAAACAAGAACAAAAAATCAAGAAAGGCAACATTTATTAACTTCTTTTAATAAAGGGAAGTTAAAAATTCTTGTTACGACAGATCTTTTTACAAGAGGTATGAATTTTCAAGAAGTAAGTCATATTTTTAATATGGATTTACCACTTAATCAAACAGATTATTTACATCGTGCAGGTCGTACGGGAAGAATGGATAGGGAAGGCGTTGTAATTAATATTATAAGAGATAGAGAAAAATTTATTTTATATAAGATGATGAAATCTCTTAATATAAAGGTTATACCAATAGTTATTAGAAATGGGAAACTGATTCCTGTGCAAGAGATTATTAATAGAAAAAAAGTTACAAATAAGAATTATGATTACAAAAGATAA
- the ileS gene encoding isoleucine--tRNA ligase, producing the protein MEKFKTLSDLPIAEVQNKISDSWDKNNLLNKCVETRKDGKPFVFFEGPPTANGRPGIHHVMARTLKDSVCRYKTMTGHQVKRKAGWDTHGLPVEIEVEKQLNLSDKQEIENYGIDKFNKKCRESVFSYEKQWREMTRRMGYMIDLDNPYITLDNDYIESVWWILNKFFNEGYMYEGHKILPYCPRCGTGLASHEVAQGYKEIKSNTVIAAFKRKDADEYFLVWTTTPWTLSSNVALAVHPEETYLKVKSKGNVFYVVKQLANRVLGEEFEVLEELKGKDLEYMEYEQLMPFVKPDKKAFFVTVADYVTTEDGTGIVHIAPAFGEDDYQVGRKYDLPVIQPVDESGKYTATPWEGRFVMDPDVDVEIIKWLHAEGKLFKKEKVAHNYPHCWRCSTPLLYYAKPSWYIEMTKLKDQLIKNNNTVNWYPDYVGEKRFGNWLENLNDWALSRNRYWGTPLNIWRCECGHTTSVGSRKELAERAIEDIDENIELHRPYVDDVHLKCEKCGGTMTRVTEVIDCWFDSGAMPYAQHHYPFENKENFDEELFPADFICEGIDQTRGWFYSLLAISTFVKGVSPYKNVLVNDLLLDKDGRKMSKSRGNTVDPFELFDKYGADVLRWYLLYVSPAWTPTRFDLDGLKEVQSKFFGTIKNVYNFFTLYANTDEINPKEFFVPYNERPELDRWILSKYNSLIKDVKAELEIYDLTKTVRKIQDFVNEDLSNWYIRRARRRFWATELTEDKKAVYNTTYEILVGISKMVAPFAPFLSEEMYRNLTGEESVHLAYYPEVDEALIDKKVEERMDLVRDLVGLGRAAREKSKIKVRQPVKEIMIDGKYESLISDLVPLIKEELNVKEVVFEKELNQFMNFSLKPNFKVAGPIFGSKIKLLGKALASLDASSVVPKLENGETVEVSVDGETFSLSKDHVLITISAKEGFTVQMQNNLFVILETTLTQELIDEGFAREFISKVQQMRKNNGYEMMDKIRIYFDGDDEITKAINIHKDYIMQETLAESIEMVSDNSFEQQNLNGHKTGIKLERI; encoded by the coding sequence ATGGAAAAATTTAAGACTTTATCTGATTTACCAATAGCTGAAGTTCAAAACAAAATTTCAGATTCTTGGGATAAAAATAATCTCTTGAATAAATGTGTTGAAACAAGAAAAGATGGGAAGCCTTTTGTATTTTTCGAAGGACCTCCTACTGCAAATGGAAGACCAGGAATCCATCACGTAATGGCTAGAACATTAAAAGACTCTGTTTGTAGATATAAAACTATGACAGGTCATCAAGTAAAAAGAAAAGCAGGTTGGGATACGCATGGATTACCTGTAGAGATTGAAGTTGAAAAGCAATTAAATTTATCTGACAAACAAGAAATTGAAAACTATGGAATTGATAAATTTAATAAAAAGTGTCGTGAGTCTGTATTCTCCTATGAAAAACAATGGAGAGAAATGACAAGAAGAATGGGATATATGATTGACCTAGACAATCCATATATTACGTTAGATAACGATTATATTGAATCTGTATGGTGGATATTAAATAAATTCTTCAATGAAGGTTATATGTATGAAGGTCATAAAATCCTTCCATATTGTCCTAGATGTGGAACAGGACTTGCTTCTCATGAGGTAGCACAAGGATATAAAGAAATAAAATCTAATACTGTAATTGCTGCTTTTAAAAGAAAAGATGCAGATGAGTATTTCTTAGTATGGACAACTACACCTTGGACATTATCATCAAATGTTGCACTAGCTGTACATCCTGAAGAAACTTATTTAAAAGTAAAATCAAAGGGAAATGTATTTTATGTAGTAAAGCAATTGGCTAATAGAGTACTTGGAGAAGAATTTGAAGTATTAGAAGAATTAAAAGGAAAAGATTTAGAATATATGGAATATGAACAGTTAATGCCTTTTGTAAAGCCTGATAAGAAAGCATTTTTTGTAACAGTTGCTGATTATGTAACTACTGAAGATGGAACAGGTATTGTTCATATTGCACCAGCTTTTGGAGAAGATGACTATCAGGTTGGTAGAAAATATGATCTTCCTGTAATTCAACCAGTAGATGAAAGTGGAAAATATACGGCTACTCCTTGGGAAGGTAGATTTGTAATGGATCCTGATGTAGATGTGGAGATTATTAAGTGGTTACATGCAGAAGGAAAGTTATTCAAAAAAGAAAAGGTAGCACATAATTATCCGCACTGCTGGAGATGTTCAACACCACTTTTATATTATGCGAAGCCAAGCTGGTATATTGAAATGACAAAACTAAAGGATCAATTGATTAAAAATAATAATACAGTAAATTGGTATCCTGATTATGTAGGAGAAAAAAGGTTTGGAAACTGGTTAGAGAACTTAAACGATTGGGCATTATCTAGAAATCGTTATTGGGGTACACCACTGAATATTTGGAGATGTGAATGTGGACATACTACCTCCGTTGGTTCAAGAAAAGAATTAGCAGAAAGAGCTATTGAAGATATAGACGAAAATATAGAATTACACAGACCATATGTAGATGATGTGCATTTAAAATGTGAAAAATGTGGCGGTACAATGACAAGGGTTACAGAGGTGATTGACTGCTGGTTTGATAGTGGGGCTATGCCTTATGCACAACATCATTACCCATTTGAAAATAAAGAGAATTTTGATGAAGAATTATTCCCAGCAGATTTTATTTGTGAAGGGATTGATCAAACTCGAGGATGGTTCTATTCATTACTTGCAATTTCTACATTTGTTAAAGGTGTATCTCCTTATAAAAACGTATTAGTAAATGACTTGCTTTTAGACAAAGATGGAAGGAAGATGTCTAAATCAAGAGGAAATACAGTAGATCCATTTGAGCTTTTTGATAAGTATGGAGCAGATGTATTAAGATGGTATTTACTTTATGTATCTCCTGCATGGACACCAACAAGATTTGATTTAGATGGACTAAAAGAAGTACAAAGTAAATTCTTCGGAACTATTAAAAACGTTTATAATTTCTTTACTCTATATGCTAATACAGATGAAATCAATCCAAAGGAATTCTTTGTTCCATATAATGAGCGTCCAGAGCTTGATAGATGGATTTTATCAAAATACAATAGTTTAATAAAAGACGTAAAAGCAGAGCTTGAGATATATGATTTAACAAAAACTGTGAGAAAAATTCAGGATTTTGTAAATGAAGATTTATCGAACTGGTATATAAGACGTGCACGTAGACGTTTTTGGGCAACAGAACTAACAGAAGATAAAAAGGCTGTGTACAATACAACTTATGAAATATTAGTAGGTATTTCAAAAATGGTTGCACCATTTGCGCCATTCTTATCAGAAGAGATGTATAGAAATTTAACAGGAGAAGAATCTGTACATTTAGCATACTATCCAGAAGTAGATGAAGCTCTAATAGATAAAAAGGTAGAAGAAAGAATGGACCTTGTTAGAGATTTAGTTGGCTTAGGACGTGCAGCAAGAGAAAAATCAAAGATCAAGGTTCGTCAACCTGTTAAAGAAATTATGATTGATGGAAAATATGAATCATTAATTTCTGATTTAGTACCACTTATCAAAGAGGAATTAAATGTGAAAGAAGTGGTGTTTGAAAAAGAATTGAACCAATTTATGAACTTTAGCTTAAAACCAAACTTTAAAGTTGCAGGGCCTATATTTGGTTCAAAAATAAAACTTCTTGGAAAAGCATTAGCTAGCCTTGATGCATCTAGTGTAGTACCAAAGCTTGAAAATGGTGAAACAGTAGAAGTATCAGTAGATGGAGAGACTTTCTCTTTAAGCAAAGATCATGTATTGATTACTATTTCTGCAAAGGAAGGATTTACTGTACAGATGCAGAATAATCTGTTTGTAATTTTAGAAACAACTCTAACACAAGAGTTAATCGATGAAGGGTTTGCTCGTGAATTTATTTCTAAAGTTCAACAAATGCGTAAAAACAATGGATATGAAATGATGGATAAAATTAGAATTTACTTTGATGGAGATGATGAAATCACTAAAGCTATAAATATCCATAAGGATTATATTATGCAAGAAACTTTAGCAGAAAGTATTGAGATGGTATCAGATAATAGCTTTGAGCAACAAAACTTAAATGGTCATAAGACAGGGATTAAGCTAGAGAGAATATAA
- a CDS encoding putative bifunctional diguanylate cyclase/phosphodiesterase: MNKVNNEIRADIQNVAGLKTTQEKLRIAEKVFNNTSEGIAVTNSQGIIQWVNPAFTVITGYSAREAIGKNPRILRSERHNKNFYKQMWKKLIEKGEWKGHIWNRRKNGETYLEWLNISAVKDDSGKTLQYVSVFHDLTDSVMKEEHIKYQAYHDVLTELPNRELVKDRLNLALAHAYKNNKMLAVIFLDLDRFKRINDILGHHIGDMLLQAVAKRLKKCVDAGNTVGRLGGDEFIIILEEIKSVQNVIKIVHKIFHIFEKYFLLKGHEIYVTASIGITIYPSDGDSMEGLMQNAEVAMYRAKEKGKNNYQLYTPQMNESAYEQLLMENDLYKALEKKEFILYYQPQVKTTTGEIIGAEALIRWKHPKLGLISPAKFIPLAEETGFIVPLGEWVLRKACEQNILWQKKGLKNIRVSVNLSPLQFKQKNLIEKITKIIKETGIRPEDLELEITESSAMLDPNFTIKTLKTFNQMGIKIAIDDFGTGYSSLAYFRSFPIHKIKIDQLFIRDLNKDESNKAIVLAIMGIANSLGLKAIAEGVETKEQLNWLKKYGCDEIQGYLFSPPVSSWEFEKILVEKQ; this comes from the coding sequence ATGAATAAGGTAAATAATGAAATAAGAGCAGATATACAAAATGTTGCAGGTCTAAAAACAACCCAAGAAAAATTGCGTATAGCAGAAAAAGTATTCAACAATACCAGTGAAGGAATTGCTGTTACAAACTCACAAGGAATAATACAGTGGGTAAATCCAGCATTTACTGTTATTACTGGATATAGTGCAAGGGAAGCTATTGGAAAAAATCCTCGTATTTTGCGTTCTGAGAGGCATAATAAGAACTTTTATAAGCAAATGTGGAAAAAACTTATAGAAAAGGGAGAGTGGAAGGGGCATATATGGAATAGACGAAAGAATGGAGAAACTTATCTAGAATGGCTGAATATTTCTGCTGTAAAAGATGATAGTGGAAAAACTCTTCAATATGTTTCCGTATTTCATGATCTTACAGATAGTGTAATGAAAGAAGAGCATATAAAATATCAAGCTTATCATGATGTTTTAACAGAACTCCCCAATAGAGAGTTGGTAAAGGATCGCTTGAATCTGGCATTAGCTCATGCGTATAAGAACAATAAAATGCTTGCGGTGATTTTTTTGGATTTGGATCGGTTCAAACGTATTAACGATATTTTAGGGCATCATATTGGAGATATGCTCCTTCAAGCTGTAGCAAAGAGATTAAAAAAATGTGTGGATGCAGGAAATACAGTTGGACGATTAGGTGGAGATGAGTTTATTATCATTCTTGAAGAGATAAAAAGCGTACAAAACGTTATAAAAATAGTACATAAGATTTTTCATATTTTTGAGAAGTATTTTTTATTAAAGGGTCATGAAATCTATGTGACTGCAAGTATAGGGATAACCATTTATCCATCTGATGGAGATAGTATGGAAGGTTTGATGCAAAATGCTGAAGTGGCTATGTATCGTGCAAAGGAGAAAGGGAAAAATAACTATCAATTATATACTCCACAGATGAATGAAAGCGCATATGAACAGTTGCTTATGGAAAATGATCTGTATAAGGCATTAGAAAAAAAAGAATTTATTCTTTATTATCAGCCACAAGTAAAAACTACTACAGGAGAAATTATTGGAGCAGAAGCACTTATTCGATGGAAGCATCCTAAATTAGGACTTATTTCTCCAGCTAAGTTTATTCCATTAGCAGAAGAAACGGGCTTTATTGTTCCTTTAGGAGAGTGGGTTTTACGAAAAGCTTGTGAACAAAATATACTTTGGCAGAAAAAAGGATTAAAAAATATTAGAGTTTCTGTAAACCTTTCACCACTGCAATTTAAGCAAAAGAATCTAATAGAAAAAATTACGAAAATCATAAAAGAGACAGGAATAAGACCGGAAGATTTAGAGCTTGAGATTACAGAGAGTAGTGCTATGCTAGATCCTAATTTTACAATAAAGACATTAAAAACATTTAATCAAATGGGTATTAAAATAGCTATTGATGATTTTGGTACTGGATATTCTTCTTTGGCTTATTTTAGAAGTTTTCCTATTCATAAAATAAAAATAGATCAGTTGTTTATAAGAGATCTTAATAAAGATGAAAGCAATAAAGCTATTGTTCTTGCTATTATGGGGATTGCTAATAGCTTAGGATTAAAAGCTATTGCTGAGGGTGTTGAGACCAAAGAACAGTTAAATTGGCTAAAAAAATATGGCTGTGATGAGATACAGGGATATTTATTTAGTCCACCTGTAAGTTCATGGGAATTTGAAAAAATACTAGTAGAAAAACAGTAG